In a single window of the Papaver somniferum cultivar HN1 chromosome 8, ASM357369v1, whole genome shotgun sequence genome:
- the LOC113306060 gene encoding WASH complex subunit 4-like isoform X1 — protein sequence MTSVALEEQQEKLRRLVDDWRLQSNVLLNNLAKDPYRSPSTFDACSSNYDPVRVFAEPLEHSSLSTLVESDNVAVSKFVAVLSYDCSEISRLSRYARRNIYRQLSLFGHGSNPQEMLLEGEPQKAFGHALPLFMELSDITRRMSAVMCNLLQQLDFIYSLQDKNGTPCKSFKNITLVTAFTSLGDGLAMFLILDEVLANNDHIKNYLSLFTSMLNKVKLEVDNLGIAVGDLDCLDQVLSHLGRLLEFGLFKRLLREESSWNEILQKINQNRKFLDACTSCIHDGLLAIIPRLDTWKESLLDRKEILHYVALLLFGTYATAQMPEKRLGKVIKEMLQVVPVIYCEGGFRFILLDLLRSQFIPPLSAWPILRDATTESATIKNKYLIHLNEMYSRDWQPMKNALACWVASFQSTIYQMVELSKVEACLTLHFKQIIQGILLANRMQMMVTSMLDLHMLLQVPIRRERLMSLCHIVVLIKVVESTFRKKELDIIQTLPHMINLIQEEIEQLLLLVKEKLLSEISRGSQAGKIKILSSLTRGRDTDTRLTDALSLVLISLRMLEGGGSGKRLCILSTALDVLQSILLGYLDIDYSRIKKLISKVELVAKFQRILEDVTECSFLYWREELMGTWFSMVYMDVNKLSWLQYLLDAFCDGLRLLKHGHVGKSVIHSLEEKIESAVKNDILAPLCKDIETDLRLHVHSTHLKESVPVNPRKTGVRNLSCYIQLKPLRLPMKSIHIKLHVESYLNSAFHKYTAMSPNDWKIYLDMRQLAGLKYGLVLNEIHLPEHSLETDFDVACIMQNLEEFAATYSYNMSNQVFIRKASSNHGRKASSVFGADNVVSSITTHGFGMISAALNSVLNFVTQKIIALPEFLQENFVNSISRKDINVLKISKKSTNGYPSVQGDRYDVAMKLPFGDDELRLLEQIRCTITYIGNVLGLVRVLQAGCLRYAYSESRFIRKPASIIRYDEEFQKLGSIDGMVTAAKIMHTAVKIIHQAEAHVEFFSSLLTTVSKGLQSSEKMPVRDFYLIIPPLIIYSLDFKINGKDKIMRRGPDTVNQIIMDDGFMMGVAFVLKVTEQEKALDGLHWFANMSEHLHQQLLSLEESKDTEQHTGNSGLTQLKIWGKTGSPISTETKKVIDKIKNYQNELELVHCSLDIAQTIIICN from the exons ATGACATCGG TTGCACTTgaagaacagcaagaaaaactaAGAAGATTAGTAGATGACTGGAGATTACAAAGCAATGTTTTATTAAACAATTTAGCAAAAGATCCATATAGATCGCCGTCAACATTTGATGCATGTAGTTCAAATTATGATCCAGTTCGTGTATTTGCCGAGCCATTAGAACATTCTAGTCTTTCAACACTTGTTGAATCGGATAACGTTGCAGTTTCGAAGTTTGTTGCTGTGCTTTCTTATGATTGCAGCGAAATATCCAGGCTCAGTCGATAT GCCAGAAGAAATATTTATAGACAACTTTCTTTGTTTGGTCATGGATCAAATCCCCAAGAAATGCTATTGGAGGGAGAGCCACAGAAGGCCTTTGGTCACGCGTTACCATTGTTCATGGAGCTATCAGACATTACTCGTAGGATGAGTGCCGTGATGTGCAATTTGCTCCAGCAGCTGGATTTCATATACTCTCTGCAAGACAAGAATGGTACACCATGCAAATCTTTTAAGAACATTACACTTGTAACCGCCTTTACTTCCCTCGGTGATGGTCTGGCGATGTTTCTTATTTTGGATGAAGTATTGGCAAACAATGACCACATTAAGAACTATTTATCTCTTTTCACAAG TATGTTGAATAAGGTAAAACTTGAAGTTGACAACCTTGGGATTGCGGTGGGGGATCTGGACTGCCTAGATCAAGTACTTAGTCATCTAGGAAGACTTTTGGAGTTTGGGCTGTTTAAG CGTTTATTGCGTGAGGAATCGTCATGGAATGAAATTCTGCAGAAGATCAACCAGAACAGAAAATTCCTTGATGCATGTACTTCATGTATTCACGATGGTTTATTAGCAATCATTCCACGGCTCG ATACGTGGAAGGAGTCTCTTTTGGATCGTAAGGAGATTCTCCATTACGTGGCTCTACTTTTATTTGGTACTTATGCTACAG CTCAAATGCCGGAGAAAAGATTAGGGAAGGTCATAAAGGAGATGCTTCAAGTGGTCCCTGTAATTTATTGTGAAGGTGGTTTTAGATTTATACTCTTGGACTTGTTGAGAAGTCAGTTTATTCCACCGCTATCAGCATGGCCTATATTGAGAGATGCTACAACCGAATCTGCTACTATCAAGAATAAATATCTTATACATCTAAATGAGATGTATTCTAG GGACTGGCAGCCGATGAAAAATGCATTAGCTTGTTGGGTTGCATCCTTTCAGTCAACTATATATCAAATG GTCGAGTTGTCAAAGGTTGAGGCATGCCTAACACTTCACTTCAAACAGATTATTCAG GGAATACTTCTGGCGAATAGAATGCAAATGATGGTCACGTCGATGTTGGATCTTCATATGCTACTTCAG GTTCCTATCAGGAGAGAAAGATTGATGTCTCTCTGCCACATTGTAGTTTTAATCAAG GTTGTTGAGAGCACATTCAGAAAGAAGGAACTAGATATCATCCAAACTCTTCCACATATGATAAATCTTATCCAGGAGGAGATAGAGCAGTTACTCCTACTAGTAAAG GAAAAGCTGCTGTCAGAAATTTCTAGAGGAAGTCAAGCGGGCAAGATTAAAATTTTAAGCTCTTTAACAC GTGGTAGAGATACAGACACAAGGCTGACAGATGCACTTTCTTTG GTGCTGATATCATTGCGTATGCTGGAAGGAGGGGGTAGCGGTAAAAGGCTTTGCATACTTTCTACAGCCCTGGATGTCCTCCAAAGCATTTTACTG GGTTATCTGGACATTGACTACTCACGAATCAAGAAGCTCATATCCAAGGTTGAACTTGTTGCTAAATTTCAAAGAATATTGGAGGACGTTACAGAATGCAGCTTCTTGTACTGGagagaggaattgatgggaactTGGTTTTCCATGGTTTATATGgatgtaaacaagctctcatGGCTGCA GTACCTTCTTGATGCATTTTGTGATGGATTGAGGCTTCTCAAACATGGTCATGTAGGAAAGTCGGTCATTCATTCACTGGAGGAAAAAATAGAGAGTGCAGTTAAAAAT GATATTCTTGCACCTCTTTGTAAAGATATCGAGACCGATCTCCGGCTTCATGTTCATTCTACCCACTTAAAGGAATCTGTGCCTGTAAACCCACGAAAG ACTGGCGTACGGAATCTTTCTTGCTACATACAGCTGAAGCCTCTGCGACTACCAATGAAGTCTATTCATATTAAGTTACATGTGGAGAGTTACTTGAATTCTGCCTTCCACAAATACACAGCCATGTCACCTAATGATTGGAAG ATATACTTGGATATGAGACAACTAGCCGGATTGAAGTATGGGCTTGTATTAAATGAGATTCATCTACCGGAGCATTCTTTGGAGACTGATTTTGATGTGGCTTGTATTATGCAAAATCTTGAAGAGTTTGCTGCTACATACTCGTATAACATGAGTAATCAG gttttcatcAGGAAGGCTTCCAGCAATCATGGTCGAAAGGCCTCTAGTGTTTTTGGAGCGGACAATGTTGTCTCTTCAATAACTACCCATGGTTTTGGAATGATCTCTGCAGCATTAAACTCTGTGCTCAATTTTGTAACTCAGAAGATTATAGCTCTGCCGGAGTTCCTTCAAGAAAATTTTGTCAATTCTATTTCACGGAAGGATATCAACGTCTTGAAG ATCAGCAAAAAATCTACAAACGGTTATCCTTCAGTACAAGGGGATAGGTACGATGTGGCTATGAAGCTGCCATTTGGGGATGATGAGTTACGGCTTTTGGAACAGATACGCTGTACCATCACTTATATTGGTAACGTGTTAGGGTTGGTGCGGGTCCTGCAAGCAGGGTGTTTGCGTTATGCCTACAGTGAATCTCG GTTTATACGCAAACCGGCAAGTATCATAAGGTACGACGAAGAATTTCAAAAGCTTGGCTCAATAGATGGAATGGTTACAGCCGCCAAAATTATGCACACAGCAGTAAAAATTATACATCAAGCTGAAGCGCATGtggaatttttttcttctcttcttactACAGTTTCAAAG GGACTTCAGAGCAGTGAGAAAATGCCTGTCAGGGATTTCTATCTTATAATTCCACCCCTTATAATCTACTCATTAGATTTCAAAATCAATGGCAAGGATAAAATAATGAGGAGGGGCCCTGATACAGTAAACCAAATAATTATGGATGATGGGTTCATGATGGGTGTTGCATTTGTTCTCAAG GTTACAGAACAAGAAAAGGCACTAGATGGGCTTCATTGGTTTGCCAACATGAGTGAGCACTTACATCAGCAATTGCTGTCTCTGGAGGAAAGTAAAGATACAGAGCAACATACGGGTAACAGTGGTCTTACCCAATTAAAGATATGGGGCAAAACAGGTTCACCAATTTCAACAGAAACAAAAAAG GTCATTGATAAAATCAAGAATTACCAAAATGAGTTGGAGCTTGTTCACTGTAGTCTTGATATCGCGCAGACAATCATCATTTGTAACTAG
- the LOC113306060 gene encoding WASH complex subunit 4-like isoform X2 — MTSVALEEQQEKLRRLVDDWRLQSNVLLNNLAKDPYRSPSTFDACSSNYDPVRVFAEPLEHSSLSTLVESDNVAVSKFVAVLSYDCSEISRLSRYARRNIYRQLSLFGHGSNPQEMLLEGEPQKAFGHALPLFMELSDITRRMSAVMCNLLQQLDFIYSLQDKNGTPCKSFKNITLVTAFTSLGDGLAMFLILDEVLANNDHIKNYLSLFTSMLNKVKLEVDNLGIAVGDLDCLDQVLSHLGRLLEFGLFKRLLREESSWNEILQKINQNRKFLDACTSCIHDGLLAIIPRLDTWKESLLDRKEILHYVALLLFGTYATAQMPEKRLGKVIKEMLQVVPVIYCEGGFRFILLDLLRSQFIPPLSAWPILRDATTESATIKNKYLIHLNEMYSRDWQPMKNALACWVASFQSTIYQMVELSKVEACLTLHFKQIIQGILLANRMQMMVTSMLDLHMLLQVPIRRERLMSLCHIVVLIKVVESTFRKKELDIIQTLPHMINLIQEEIEQLLLLVKEKLLSEISRGSQAGKIKILSSLTRGRDTDTRLTDALSLVLISLRMLEGGGSGKRLCILSTALDVLQSILLGYLDIDYSRIKKLISKVELVAKFQRILEDVTECSFLYWREELMGTWFSMVYMDVNKLSWLQYLLDAFCDGLRLLKHGHVGKSVIHSLEEKIESAVKNDILAPLCKDIETDLRLHVHSTHLKESVPVNPRKTGVRNLSCYIQLKPLRLPMKSIHIKLHVESYLNSAFHKYTAMSPNDWKIYLDMRQLAGLKYGLVLNEIHLPEHSLETDFDVACIMQNLEEFAATYSYNMSNQVFIRKASSNHGRKASSVFGADNVVSSITTHGFGMISAALNSVLNFVTQKIIALPEFLQENFVNSISRKDINVLKISKKSTNGYPSVQGDRYDVAMKLPFGDDELRLLEQIRCTITYIGNVLGLVRVLQAGCLRYAYSESRFIRKPASIIRYDEEFQKLGSIDGMVTAAKIMHTAVKIIHQAEAHVEFFSSLLTTVSKSSEKMPVRDFYLIIPPLIIYSLDFKINGKDKIMRRGPDTVNQIIMDDGFMMGVAFVLKVTEQEKALDGLHWFANMSEHLHQQLLSLEESKDTEQHTGNSGLTQLKIWGKTGSPISTETKKVIDKIKNYQNELELVHCSLDIAQTIIICN; from the exons ATGACATCGG TTGCACTTgaagaacagcaagaaaaactaAGAAGATTAGTAGATGACTGGAGATTACAAAGCAATGTTTTATTAAACAATTTAGCAAAAGATCCATATAGATCGCCGTCAACATTTGATGCATGTAGTTCAAATTATGATCCAGTTCGTGTATTTGCCGAGCCATTAGAACATTCTAGTCTTTCAACACTTGTTGAATCGGATAACGTTGCAGTTTCGAAGTTTGTTGCTGTGCTTTCTTATGATTGCAGCGAAATATCCAGGCTCAGTCGATAT GCCAGAAGAAATATTTATAGACAACTTTCTTTGTTTGGTCATGGATCAAATCCCCAAGAAATGCTATTGGAGGGAGAGCCACAGAAGGCCTTTGGTCACGCGTTACCATTGTTCATGGAGCTATCAGACATTACTCGTAGGATGAGTGCCGTGATGTGCAATTTGCTCCAGCAGCTGGATTTCATATACTCTCTGCAAGACAAGAATGGTACACCATGCAAATCTTTTAAGAACATTACACTTGTAACCGCCTTTACTTCCCTCGGTGATGGTCTGGCGATGTTTCTTATTTTGGATGAAGTATTGGCAAACAATGACCACATTAAGAACTATTTATCTCTTTTCACAAG TATGTTGAATAAGGTAAAACTTGAAGTTGACAACCTTGGGATTGCGGTGGGGGATCTGGACTGCCTAGATCAAGTACTTAGTCATCTAGGAAGACTTTTGGAGTTTGGGCTGTTTAAG CGTTTATTGCGTGAGGAATCGTCATGGAATGAAATTCTGCAGAAGATCAACCAGAACAGAAAATTCCTTGATGCATGTACTTCATGTATTCACGATGGTTTATTAGCAATCATTCCACGGCTCG ATACGTGGAAGGAGTCTCTTTTGGATCGTAAGGAGATTCTCCATTACGTGGCTCTACTTTTATTTGGTACTTATGCTACAG CTCAAATGCCGGAGAAAAGATTAGGGAAGGTCATAAAGGAGATGCTTCAAGTGGTCCCTGTAATTTATTGTGAAGGTGGTTTTAGATTTATACTCTTGGACTTGTTGAGAAGTCAGTTTATTCCACCGCTATCAGCATGGCCTATATTGAGAGATGCTACAACCGAATCTGCTACTATCAAGAATAAATATCTTATACATCTAAATGAGATGTATTCTAG GGACTGGCAGCCGATGAAAAATGCATTAGCTTGTTGGGTTGCATCCTTTCAGTCAACTATATATCAAATG GTCGAGTTGTCAAAGGTTGAGGCATGCCTAACACTTCACTTCAAACAGATTATTCAG GGAATACTTCTGGCGAATAGAATGCAAATGATGGTCACGTCGATGTTGGATCTTCATATGCTACTTCAG GTTCCTATCAGGAGAGAAAGATTGATGTCTCTCTGCCACATTGTAGTTTTAATCAAG GTTGTTGAGAGCACATTCAGAAAGAAGGAACTAGATATCATCCAAACTCTTCCACATATGATAAATCTTATCCAGGAGGAGATAGAGCAGTTACTCCTACTAGTAAAG GAAAAGCTGCTGTCAGAAATTTCTAGAGGAAGTCAAGCGGGCAAGATTAAAATTTTAAGCTCTTTAACAC GTGGTAGAGATACAGACACAAGGCTGACAGATGCACTTTCTTTG GTGCTGATATCATTGCGTATGCTGGAAGGAGGGGGTAGCGGTAAAAGGCTTTGCATACTTTCTACAGCCCTGGATGTCCTCCAAAGCATTTTACTG GGTTATCTGGACATTGACTACTCACGAATCAAGAAGCTCATATCCAAGGTTGAACTTGTTGCTAAATTTCAAAGAATATTGGAGGACGTTACAGAATGCAGCTTCTTGTACTGGagagaggaattgatgggaactTGGTTTTCCATGGTTTATATGgatgtaaacaagctctcatGGCTGCA GTACCTTCTTGATGCATTTTGTGATGGATTGAGGCTTCTCAAACATGGTCATGTAGGAAAGTCGGTCATTCATTCACTGGAGGAAAAAATAGAGAGTGCAGTTAAAAAT GATATTCTTGCACCTCTTTGTAAAGATATCGAGACCGATCTCCGGCTTCATGTTCATTCTACCCACTTAAAGGAATCTGTGCCTGTAAACCCACGAAAG ACTGGCGTACGGAATCTTTCTTGCTACATACAGCTGAAGCCTCTGCGACTACCAATGAAGTCTATTCATATTAAGTTACATGTGGAGAGTTACTTGAATTCTGCCTTCCACAAATACACAGCCATGTCACCTAATGATTGGAAG ATATACTTGGATATGAGACAACTAGCCGGATTGAAGTATGGGCTTGTATTAAATGAGATTCATCTACCGGAGCATTCTTTGGAGACTGATTTTGATGTGGCTTGTATTATGCAAAATCTTGAAGAGTTTGCTGCTACATACTCGTATAACATGAGTAATCAG gttttcatcAGGAAGGCTTCCAGCAATCATGGTCGAAAGGCCTCTAGTGTTTTTGGAGCGGACAATGTTGTCTCTTCAATAACTACCCATGGTTTTGGAATGATCTCTGCAGCATTAAACTCTGTGCTCAATTTTGTAACTCAGAAGATTATAGCTCTGCCGGAGTTCCTTCAAGAAAATTTTGTCAATTCTATTTCACGGAAGGATATCAACGTCTTGAAG ATCAGCAAAAAATCTACAAACGGTTATCCTTCAGTACAAGGGGATAGGTACGATGTGGCTATGAAGCTGCCATTTGGGGATGATGAGTTACGGCTTTTGGAACAGATACGCTGTACCATCACTTATATTGGTAACGTGTTAGGGTTGGTGCGGGTCCTGCAAGCAGGGTGTTTGCGTTATGCCTACAGTGAATCTCG GTTTATACGCAAACCGGCAAGTATCATAAGGTACGACGAAGAATTTCAAAAGCTTGGCTCAATAGATGGAATGGTTACAGCCGCCAAAATTATGCACACAGCAGTAAAAATTATACATCAAGCTGAAGCGCATGtggaatttttttcttctcttcttactACAGTTTCAAAG AGCAGTGAGAAAATGCCTGTCAGGGATTTCTATCTTATAATTCCACCCCTTATAATCTACTCATTAGATTTCAAAATCAATGGCAAGGATAAAATAATGAGGAGGGGCCCTGATACAGTAAACCAAATAATTATGGATGATGGGTTCATGATGGGTGTTGCATTTGTTCTCAAG GTTACAGAACAAGAAAAGGCACTAGATGGGCTTCATTGGTTTGCCAACATGAGTGAGCACTTACATCAGCAATTGCTGTCTCTGGAGGAAAGTAAAGATACAGAGCAACATACGGGTAACAGTGGTCTTACCCAATTAAAGATATGGGGCAAAACAGGTTCACCAATTTCAACAGAAACAAAAAAG GTCATTGATAAAATCAAGAATTACCAAAATGAGTTGGAGCTTGTTCACTGTAGTCTTGATATCGCGCAGACAATCATCATTTGTAACTAG
- the LOC113306846 gene encoding dihydroorotase, mitochondrial-like isoform X1 — MALTVSRLASFGFQALNSPFKKAESLRPTKIKGVNMELSLTQPDDWHLHLRDGDLLEAVVQHSANHFGRAIVMPNLKPPVTTTAAAVSYRESILKAFPTKSDFTPLMTLYLTDNTHPNEIKLARESGVVFAVKLYPAGATTNSQDGVSDLFGKCLPVLEEMIEQNMPLLVHGEVTNSEVDIFDREKVFIDTILRPLIQKLPQLKVVMEHITTEDAVRFVESCSEGSVAATVTPQHLILNRNALFQGGLQPHNYCLPVLKREIHRQAIVSAVTSGNKRFFLGTDSAPHERKRKETTCGCAGIYNSPVALSAYAKVFEEAGALEHLEAFTSFNGPDFYGLPRNTAKIKLIKKPWKVPEYYTLEDGGQLVPMFAGQTLDWFPSTLT; from the exons ATGGCACTAACAGTTTCAAGATTAGCTTCTTTTGGATTCCAG GCACTTAATTCCCCTTTTAAGAAGGCCGAAAGCCTGCgtccaacaaaaatcaagggaGTAAATATGGAATTATCACTTACACAGCCTGATGATTGGCATCTTCATCTTCGTGATGGTGATCTCCTAGAAGCTGTTGTCCAACACAG TGCAAATCATTTTGGGAGGGCCATTGTAATGCCAAATCTGAAACCTCCTGTCACTACTACCGCCGCCGCAGTCTCTTATCGAGAATCCATACTGAAAGCGTTCCCAACAAAGAGCGATTTCACTCCTCTTATGACACTTTACCTAACAGATAACACCCATCCCAATGAGATTAAGCTTGCTA GGGAGAGTGGGGTTGTTTTTGCAGTGAAGTTGTATCCTGCGGGAGCCACTACAAATTCTCAAGATGGTGTTTCAGATCTTTTCGGGAAGTGTTTGCCTGTTCTCGAGGAGATGATTGAGCAGAATATGCCATTGCTG GTCCATGGGGAGGTTACAAATTCAGAGGTTGACATATTTGATCGTGAGAAAGTCTTCATTGATACCATTTTAAGACCATTAATTCAGAAGCTTCCACAGTTGAAAGTTGTCATGGAGCATATTACTACTGAGGATGCCGTGAGATTCGTTGAATCTTGTAGTGAAG GATCTGTTGCTGCAACTGTGACACCTCAACATCTTATTCTCAACAGAAATGCTTTGTTTCAAGGAGGATTGCAACCACATAATTACTGTCTTCCAGTTTTAAAAAGAGAGATCCACA GACAAGCCATTGTCTCAGCTGTAACAAGTGGCAATAAAAGGTTTTTTCTTGGAACTGATAGTGCTCCTCATGAGAGAAAGCGGAAAGAAACTACTTGTGGGTGTGCCGGTATTTACAACTCCCCTGTTGCCCTATCTGCTTATGCAAAGGTCTTTGAAGAG GCTGGTGCACTTGAGCACCTGGAAGCGTTTACAAGCTTTAATGGGCCTGATTTTTATGGGCTCCCAAGAAATACAGCGAAAATCAAATTAATCAAGAAACCATGGAAGGTACCTGAGTATTATACTCTTGAAGATGGAGGACAACTTGTTCCCATGTTTGCAGGCCAAACCCTCGACTGGTTCCCCAGCACTCTTACATGA
- the LOC113306846 gene encoding dihydroorotase, mitochondrial-like isoform X2, with the protein MELSLTQPDDWHLHLRDGDLLEAVVQHSANHFGRAIVMPNLKPPVTTTAAAVSYRESILKAFPTKSDFTPLMTLYLTDNTHPNEIKLARESGVVFAVKLYPAGATTNSQDGVSDLFGKCLPVLEEMIEQNMPLLVHGEVTNSEVDIFDREKVFIDTILRPLIQKLPQLKVVMEHITTEDAVRFVESCSEGSVAATVTPQHLILNRNALFQGGLQPHNYCLPVLKREIHRQAIVSAVTSGNKRFFLGTDSAPHERKRKETTCGCAGIYNSPVALSAYAKVFEEAGALEHLEAFTSFNGPDFYGLPRNTAKIKLIKKPWKVPEYYTLEDGGQLVPMFAGQTLDWFPSTLT; encoded by the exons ATGGAATTATCACTTACACAGCCTGATGATTGGCATCTTCATCTTCGTGATGGTGATCTCCTAGAAGCTGTTGTCCAACACAG TGCAAATCATTTTGGGAGGGCCATTGTAATGCCAAATCTGAAACCTCCTGTCACTACTACCGCCGCCGCAGTCTCTTATCGAGAATCCATACTGAAAGCGTTCCCAACAAAGAGCGATTTCACTCCTCTTATGACACTTTACCTAACAGATAACACCCATCCCAATGAGATTAAGCTTGCTA GGGAGAGTGGGGTTGTTTTTGCAGTGAAGTTGTATCCTGCGGGAGCCACTACAAATTCTCAAGATGGTGTTTCAGATCTTTTCGGGAAGTGTTTGCCTGTTCTCGAGGAGATGATTGAGCAGAATATGCCATTGCTG GTCCATGGGGAGGTTACAAATTCAGAGGTTGACATATTTGATCGTGAGAAAGTCTTCATTGATACCATTTTAAGACCATTAATTCAGAAGCTTCCACAGTTGAAAGTTGTCATGGAGCATATTACTACTGAGGATGCCGTGAGATTCGTTGAATCTTGTAGTGAAG GATCTGTTGCTGCAACTGTGACACCTCAACATCTTATTCTCAACAGAAATGCTTTGTTTCAAGGAGGATTGCAACCACATAATTACTGTCTTCCAGTTTTAAAAAGAGAGATCCACA GACAAGCCATTGTCTCAGCTGTAACAAGTGGCAATAAAAGGTTTTTTCTTGGAACTGATAGTGCTCCTCATGAGAGAAAGCGGAAAGAAACTACTTGTGGGTGTGCCGGTATTTACAACTCCCCTGTTGCCCTATCTGCTTATGCAAAGGTCTTTGAAGAG GCTGGTGCACTTGAGCACCTGGAAGCGTTTACAAGCTTTAATGGGCCTGATTTTTATGGGCTCCCAAGAAATACAGCGAAAATCAAATTAATCAAGAAACCATGGAAGGTACCTGAGTATTATACTCTTGAAGATGGAGGACAACTTGTTCCCATGTTTGCAGGCCAAACCCTCGACTGGTTCCCCAGCACTCTTACATGA
- the LOC113305342 gene encoding F-box protein At3g07870-like: MENLHRDILDNILSRLPNKSILHFKLVCKTWRALLVNKTGLLYSEFFYCRGCQLEIQFHYGKDSGQLFDYNEINIKKLQHGNFRLTSITSAFLVGSCNGLVCLEELHEYKGKMYSRQVISICNPFTGEFINLPGSRKLNLLQEDSAVGFGYIPATNEYKIVRIHYTMAKEGRVQVYTLGSNLGWRDVGRMPFFLPLLRDVSNRALGRIPFIPPLFGVFANGAVYWLVDLTTEKFKSVTSPPLNGHVQPRLLLLGEYLCLVLKNAMYDWIDIWVFQKKMDSGTICEAKQNRHERYYDHQQEYYYDNVNTWGWSKEYSSIPFVK, translated from the coding sequence ATGGAGAATCTTCACCGTGATATTTTAGACAATATACTTTCTCGCTTACCCAATAAATCAATTTTACACTTCAAACTAGTATGCAAAACTTGGAGAGCTCTTCTCGTAAATAAAACAGGTCTCCTTTACAGCGAGTTCTTTTACTGCAGGGGCTGCCAGCTTGAAATCCAATTTCATTATGGAAAAGATTCCGGTCAACTTTTTGATTATAATGAAATTAATATTAAAAAGCTGCAGCATGGCAACTTCAGATTGACAAGCATCACTTCGGCGTTCCTGGTTGGTTCATGCAATGGATTAGTTTGCCTcgaagaattgcatgaatataaggGAAAAATGTATTCACGTCAAGTCATTAGTATTTGCAATCCGTTTACTGGAGAATTCATTAATCTTCCAGGATCAAGGAAACTGAATCTATTGCAAGAAGACTCAGCGGTTGGATTTGGTTACATTCCTGCCACTAATGAGTATAAGATTGTTAGAATACATTATACCATGGCCAAGGAGGGACGTGTCCAGGTATATACTCTTGGCTCCAACCTCGGGTGGAGAGATGTAGGGAGAATGCCTTTCTTCCTCCCCTTGCTTAGGGATGTTTCAAATAGAGCTTTAGGGAGGATTCCTTTCATACCCCCCTTGTTTGGGGTCTTTGCAAATGGAGCTGTTTATTGGTTGGTCGATTTGACAACCGAGAAATTCAAAAGTGTCACATCACCTCCTTTAAATGGACATGTTCAGCCTAGACTCTTGTTGTTGGGGGAATATTTATGTCTTGTTCTTAAAAACGCGATGTACGATTGGATCGATATATGGGTATTTCAGAAGAAAATGGACAGTGGTACCATTTGTGAAGCCAAGCAAAACCGACATGAGCGCTACTACGACCATCAACAAGAGTACTACTACGACAACGTTAATACTTGGGGTTGGAGTAAAGAGTACTCCAGTATACCATTTGTCAAGTGA